In one Candidatus Nitronereus thalassa genomic region, the following are encoded:
- a CDS encoding biotin--[acetyl-CoA-carboxylase] ligase, whose amino-acid sequence MLVQPQSDALNAGVIQAGLKTQNLGQSLHIVTETPSTNTLGLTLAGSGEPHGTVILAEHQTAGKGRLGRTWVSPPHKNIYCSVICRDPRLQPHLSWIPLATGLALSKAIEEDQKITPSLKWPNDLLIGNKKLGGILCESMNREKSTCVIIIGFGINVNADLDDFPQELQESSTSLSLEKQESCNRNRLLIRIFNQLEKWYDQLALNYLDEVHAAYSAACSTLGMDVRCVLTETKAIHGRATAIGKEGSLHVTPLEQDSKKIIEIHSADVIHVRS is encoded by the coding sequence ATGTTGGTTCAACCACAATCCGATGCCCTGAACGCTGGTGTCATCCAAGCCGGACTCAAGACTCAGAACCTTGGACAATCCCTACATATCGTCACCGAAACGCCTTCTACCAACACACTTGGCTTAACCTTAGCCGGATCAGGCGAACCTCATGGAACCGTGATCCTGGCGGAACACCAAACTGCGGGCAAAGGGAGATTGGGGCGCACTTGGGTCTCACCCCCTCACAAAAATATTTATTGTTCGGTAATATGTCGAGATCCTCGACTGCAACCTCATTTATCCTGGATTCCATTAGCAACAGGCCTGGCGCTCTCCAAAGCCATAGAAGAAGACCAAAAAATCACCCCCTCACTGAAATGGCCCAATGATCTCTTGATTGGGAACAAAAAATTAGGTGGAATCTTGTGTGAGAGCATGAATCGAGAGAAATCAACATGCGTAATTATCATAGGATTCGGGATCAATGTGAATGCCGACCTGGATGATTTTCCGCAAGAGCTTCAAGAAAGCTCCACATCGCTGTCACTCGAAAAACAGGAATCGTGCAACCGAAATCGACTTCTCATTCGCATATTCAACCAATTAGAAAAGTGGTATGATCAACTGGCCCTGAACTACCTAGATGAAGTCCATGCCGCATATTCTGCTGCCTGTTCAACCCTCGGTATGGATGTGCGATGTGTTCTCACAGAAACAAAAGCAATTCATGGTAGGGCAACTGCCATTGGAAAAGAAGGCTCTCTTCATGTCACGCCTTTGGAACAGGATTCAAAAAAGATCATCGAGATTCATTCGGCGGATGTCATTCATGTCAGATCCTAA
- the nadC gene encoding carboxylating nicotinate-nucleotide diphosphorylase, with product MSSPLLSPHELDPLVRQALKEDISYGDVTSETLIPSSTTTRAVIRAKQGVTVAGIPVLQKVFELLNHSVSITVEHGDGETILSGQTIATLEGNTRSILTGERVALNFLQHLSGIATLTKQYCDAVRDYPTKILDTRKTTPGLRTLQKWAVVMGGGTNHRMSLNDGILIKDNHLAILKAHGISLTQACHLARENGPHCVKICVEIEALEEIEPAIQGQVDVLLLDNMTPDVVRKAVTQIKGRALVEASGGITLANIREYAAAGTDYISIGALTHSAPSVDLSLEIL from the coding sequence ATGTCTTCTCCCCTGCTCTCACCCCATGAGCTTGATCCCCTTGTCCGACAGGCCCTTAAAGAAGACATCTCCTACGGAGACGTCACCTCGGAAACCCTTATTCCAAGTTCCACGACGACTCGAGCCGTTATTAGGGCAAAGCAAGGGGTTACCGTGGCCGGAATACCGGTCCTCCAAAAAGTCTTTGAGTTACTCAATCACTCCGTTTCCATCACCGTTGAACATGGTGACGGGGAAACCATTCTTTCAGGACAAACAATAGCCACACTGGAGGGAAACACCCGATCGATTCTTACGGGAGAACGGGTAGCCTTAAATTTTCTTCAACACCTCTCTGGAATTGCCACGCTTACCAAACAGTATTGCGACGCTGTGCGGGATTATCCCACTAAAATTCTCGACACAAGAAAGACGACACCAGGCCTCCGGACACTGCAAAAGTGGGCCGTGGTCATGGGTGGTGGGACAAATCATCGGATGTCCCTCAACGATGGCATCCTAATTAAAGATAATCATCTGGCCATTCTTAAAGCCCACGGCATTAGCCTCACCCAAGCATGCCATTTAGCTAGAGAAAACGGCCCTCATTGCGTGAAGATATGCGTGGAAATTGAAGCATTAGAAGAGATTGAACCTGCGATTCAGGGACAGGTGGATGTACTCTTACTCGATAATATGACTCCAGATGTCGTCCGCAAAGCAGTGACCCAAATTAAAGGGAGAGCTTTGGTCGAGGCCTCCGGAGGAATCACTCTGGCTAATATCCGAGAATATGCCGCCGCTGGTACCGACTATATTTCCATCGGGGCGCTTACCCACTCAGCTCCGAGCGTGGACTTAAGTTTGGAAATATTGTGA
- a CDS encoding valine--tRNA ligase: MSSRQLEKIYEPQAVEARWSQYWLDQGYFAGNSDAPGDAYTIVIPPPNVTGSLHIGHALNNTLQDILIRWRRMQGRKALWVPGTDHAGIATQNVVERQLHAEGSSREQLGRDAFIERVWKWRQESGDTIIGQLKHLGASCDWSRLRFTMDDGLSKAVREVFVRLHQEGLIYRGERLINWCPRCLTALSDIEVEHEQLKGKLYHIQYPLADDPNVFLTIATTRPETLLGDTAVAVHPEDPRYNHLIGKSIRLPLTSRTIPIVGDAILVDREFGTGAVKITPAHDFNDFDAGERHQLPRLSILNYHAQLDPAALEKAGVEISLRSQLANLPVAKARPIVIEALQALERMPSIDDHQMALGKCYRCKTVVEPFLSPQWFVKIQPLADPAIQAVETGQIRIIPEGWANNYLGWMRGIKDWCISRQIWWGHRIPAWYCTTCYPEVKQVDQGAGSSIIPPNATPTVDRVAPKICPTCSNEDFIQDPDVLDTWFSSALWPFSTLGWPEDTQDLKTFYPTATLVTGLDILFFWVARMIMMGLKFTGKPPFKDVYIHALVRDAEGQKMSKSKGNVIDPLTKMSQYGTDALRFTLTSMASPGRDIKLSEERIEGYRNFTNKIWNAARFILMNADGKIQALPFKDRPLIDRWILTRLNQVTDSVNISLENYRFDQAANQLYHFIWHEYCDWYLELIKPSLQADDTPENRSTRYTLFESFEIVQRLLHPLMPFLTEEIWQAIPHEGDSLVIQSYPQKNNDWVDPNAEEAFRIIEQVVTITRTGRALLEYGPAKKLSLSATAKDPQDVAQLQTLKPHIEQLTRGKLGVSNQTDWPMNHVLQLVAGSFTVGIHIEGEVDLKKALDRIKKQTQTKHKEATRLQGRLASPDFTAKAEPEVIQESQDRLNALNSELSLLSSSELQLQKMVT, from the coding sequence ATGTCTTCCCGTCAACTTGAAAAGATCTACGAACCTCAGGCCGTTGAAGCCCGCTGGAGCCAATATTGGCTAGACCAGGGTTATTTCGCTGGAAATTCTGACGCCCCTGGCGATGCCTACACCATTGTCATTCCCCCTCCGAACGTCACCGGATCCCTGCATATTGGTCATGCGTTGAATAATACTCTCCAGGACATCTTAATCCGTTGGCGACGTATGCAAGGACGAAAAGCTCTTTGGGTTCCCGGAACCGATCATGCGGGCATTGCCACGCAAAATGTCGTGGAACGACAACTCCATGCCGAAGGCAGTTCCCGAGAACAACTTGGACGAGATGCGTTTATTGAGCGGGTTTGGAAATGGCGGCAAGAGTCCGGCGACACAATTATCGGCCAGCTCAAACATTTGGGCGCTTCGTGTGATTGGTCCCGTTTGCGTTTTACCATGGACGATGGGCTTTCAAAAGCCGTCCGCGAAGTGTTCGTCCGCCTGCATCAAGAAGGATTAATCTACCGTGGGGAGCGATTAATCAATTGGTGTCCTCGCTGCCTCACGGCTCTCTCTGATATTGAGGTTGAGCATGAGCAACTCAAAGGCAAGCTCTATCATATTCAATACCCCCTTGCAGATGATCCAAATGTCTTTTTGACCATCGCAACGACACGCCCTGAAACGTTACTAGGTGATACAGCTGTCGCAGTGCACCCGGAAGATCCTCGCTATAACCATCTGATTGGTAAATCCATCCGACTTCCGTTGACCTCCCGGACGATTCCCATTGTTGGTGATGCGATACTTGTTGACCGTGAATTTGGCACTGGCGCCGTTAAAATTACTCCAGCACATGATTTTAACGATTTTGATGCTGGTGAACGGCATCAACTTCCCCGGCTTTCCATTTTGAATTACCATGCACAACTGGACCCTGCAGCCCTAGAAAAGGCCGGGGTGGAAATTTCGCTCCGCTCGCAATTGGCGAATTTGCCAGTGGCAAAAGCGAGACCCATTGTCATTGAGGCTCTTCAAGCCCTGGAACGCATGCCTTCGATCGATGATCATCAAATGGCCTTGGGAAAATGTTACCGCTGCAAGACCGTGGTGGAACCCTTTCTCTCTCCCCAATGGTTCGTCAAGATTCAGCCTCTTGCCGACCCGGCGATCCAGGCCGTCGAAACAGGACAAATTCGAATTATTCCCGAGGGCTGGGCCAACAATTATCTCGGATGGATGAGAGGGATCAAAGACTGGTGTATTTCACGCCAAATCTGGTGGGGACATCGAATTCCCGCCTGGTATTGCACCACTTGCTATCCTGAGGTCAAACAGGTTGACCAGGGAGCGGGGAGCAGCATTATTCCTCCGAACGCAACTCCCACTGTCGACCGGGTCGCACCTAAGATATGTCCCACATGTAGCAATGAGGACTTTATTCAAGACCCTGATGTCCTGGACACCTGGTTTTCGTCTGCCCTTTGGCCATTTTCGACATTAGGATGGCCAGAAGACACCCAGGATCTTAAAACCTTTTATCCTACAGCCACCCTTGTCACGGGTCTGGATATTCTCTTTTTCTGGGTCGCCCGCATGATCATGATGGGCTTGAAATTCACGGGCAAACCCCCGTTTAAGGATGTGTATATTCATGCCTTGGTTCGTGATGCCGAAGGCCAAAAGATGAGCAAGTCCAAAGGAAATGTTATCGATCCACTCACAAAAATGTCTCAATACGGCACAGACGCACTGCGATTTACCCTGACCTCCATGGCCTCCCCTGGACGTGATATCAAATTGTCTGAAGAACGGATCGAGGGCTATCGCAATTTCACCAACAAGATTTGGAATGCCGCGCGATTTATTCTCATGAATGCGGACGGCAAAATCCAGGCGCTCCCTTTTAAAGATCGCCCCTTAATCGATCGATGGATCCTCACTCGACTGAATCAGGTTACCGATTCCGTCAACATCAGTTTGGAAAACTATCGGTTTGATCAAGCGGCCAATCAGCTTTATCACTTTATTTGGCATGAATACTGCGATTGGTACTTGGAGCTGATCAAGCCGTCGCTACAAGCCGATGATACGCCTGAAAACCGCTCAACACGTTACACGCTTTTCGAATCGTTTGAAATCGTGCAACGGCTGCTTCATCCGCTCATGCCTTTTCTCACCGAAGAAATTTGGCAAGCCATTCCGCATGAAGGGGACAGCCTTGTCATCCAATCTTACCCCCAGAAAAACAATGACTGGGTCGATCCCAATGCCGAAGAGGCATTCCGTATCATTGAACAAGTCGTCACCATCACGCGCACTGGCCGAGCATTACTCGAATACGGGCCAGCCAAAAAGCTGTCTCTCTCTGCAACAGCGAAAGATCCCCAAGATGTAGCTCAACTTCAGACGCTGAAACCTCACATTGAACAACTTACTCGAGGGAAACTTGGAGTCTCCAACCAGACTGATTGGCCAATGAATCACGTTCTGCAGCTAGTGGCAGGTAGCTTCACAGTCGGGATTCACATAGAGGGGGAGGTTGACCTCAAAAAGGCATTGGACCGCATCAAGAAGCAGACTCAAACCAAACACAAAGAAGCCACCCGCCTTCAAGGAAGACTGGCCTCCCCAGATTTTACCGCCAAAGCCGAACCCGAGGTCATTCAGGAATCACAAGATCGACTCAACGCCCTTAACTCTGAGCTTTCTCTTCTTTCGAGCAGTGAGCTTCAACTCCAAAAAATGGTTACCTAA
- a CDS encoding HAD-IA family hydrolase produces the protein MSQSQIQVVFFDAAGTLFHVKGSVGEVYLRYAEKYGVVPSPELTTKVNQAFKEAFRQAPPAIFAVDEPEKLKQCERLWWFDIVHGVFYRVGMFGGFDEYFDEVFEAFGTADLWQVYPEVPGVLELLKTQGYELGVISNFDTRFYGILRGLKLDQYFDSITISSLAGAAKPSPKIFQYALDQHALEPDEALHIGDSRSEDFDGARHAKLHGLLIEREKGGGKSGERVVNSLTGIVGMLSQFSA, from the coding sequence ATGTCCCAATCTCAAATACAGGTGGTGTTTTTCGATGCCGCCGGAACCTTATTTCACGTCAAGGGTTCGGTTGGGGAAGTCTATCTTCGCTATGCAGAAAAGTATGGGGTTGTTCCATCTCCGGAATTAACCACCAAAGTGAATCAGGCCTTTAAAGAAGCATTCCGGCAGGCGCCTCCTGCTATCTTTGCCGTGGATGAACCTGAAAAGCTCAAGCAATGTGAGCGGTTATGGTGGTTTGATATTGTGCATGGGGTGTTTTACCGCGTGGGGATGTTTGGAGGATTTGATGAGTATTTCGATGAAGTGTTTGAAGCATTTGGAACCGCAGATCTCTGGCAGGTATATCCGGAGGTCCCTGGAGTGTTAGAGCTACTGAAAACTCAAGGGTATGAGTTAGGGGTGATTTCTAATTTTGATACCCGATTTTATGGGATTCTTCGTGGACTCAAGTTGGATCAGTATTTTGATTCCATCACGATTTCAAGTTTAGCGGGTGCAGCGAAACCTTCGCCGAAAATATTTCAATATGCCTTGGATCAGCATGCACTCGAACCGGACGAAGCCCTGCATATTGGGGATAGTCGCAGTGAAGATTTCGATGGTGCACGCCATGCCAAATTGCATGGGCTTTTGATTGAAAGGGAAAAGGGGGGTGGAAAAAGTGGGGAAAGAGTAGTCAATTCTTTAACTGGCATTGTTGGTATGCTATCCCAGTTTTCCGCTTAA
- a CDS encoding 6-bladed beta-propeller, with the protein MRDFSEFDDLNQPWHRLAVLAEGSEEDWGAGEDLDSEKLPPAPSGVKAVAGNGFITVTWEPVPNVMYYNLYYLTSKGVTIKPNELTRPIASQEDFIPVIGVTKEKGNCIEGPSSPYTHNDLANGLCYHYVVTAVTEEGESPCSEEVMSIPAPYLPVLQFGEDGIDDGEFRSPTGIAIDGEGFIYVADTDNHSIQKFDKDGKFIARWGGEADSQEGAFYYPRGLAASPEGHIYVSDSGNNRVQKFDPDGNFMTAWGKFGFAWRGAEAGKFDVPWGVTTDSQGNLYVSDTSNARVQKFESNGTPLVKWGRDGSFDGAFFYPRGLTVDFVGNIYVADEGNHRIQKFDPRGNFLAKWGREGNGPGQFKSPWGVACDPLGNIYVVDSGNHRIQKFDSSGTYLCSWGNRGATEAQLNYPSGIAVDKEGFVYVVDSGNHRVIKFAPTEEELARGREKAEKSQVREAHEGELPLVHLVAKPGDTEAILSWFDVPGAVSYNLYFSTDPNVTKETATKIEGVTSPYTHSGLTNNTPYYYAVACLDEAENEGPLSEEQEVAPLLIDLAAPQNPDLVLNHGAYMTNSLDVVATISAKDLDTGVAGYFISENPMTPSATLPGWIEVEPEHKFGATIPFSLSPGDGPKTVYVWFKDVGNNTSVPASANIILNTSGYVCTGMWGKPGRGASLLHGGEFMAPLYGMTIDRQGSLFVVDNGNNRIQKFERNGDFILLWGNFGQANGNFNNPTGIACDGKGDVYVCDTNNHRVQKFDGKLGHYLMKFGGRGNGEGQFNAPWGIAVDRVRGYIYVVDSANFRIQKFDEDGEFIMHWGSFGNNDGQFYFARGIAVDQNDGMVYVVDMGNHRIQKFDTSTNVLPQLVAKWGGGLGAGHASSSQAQNPGQFRSPWGIAVDGSGDVFVTDTGNQRIQKFDREGNFITQWGGFGNAQGQFNFPYGLAVDSKGHVMVVDSGNMRVQHFMPAEDAEEHIREEAESDSLVALPDGKDS; encoded by the coding sequence ATGAGAGATTTTTCCGAGTTTGATGACCTCAATCAACCGTGGCATCGATTAGCTGTATTAGCTGAAGGATCAGAGGAGGATTGGGGCGCTGGTGAAGATTTGGATAGCGAGAAACTTCCTCCTGCTCCTAGTGGAGTTAAAGCTGTAGCTGGCAATGGATTTATCACGGTTACTTGGGAGCCCGTACCCAATGTCATGTATTACAATCTGTATTACCTGACCAGTAAGGGCGTGACTATTAAACCCAATGAATTGACACGTCCTATCGCGAGCCAAGAAGATTTTATTCCGGTGATTGGAGTGACGAAGGAAAAGGGCAATTGCATTGAAGGCCCTTCGAGTCCCTATACCCACAATGATTTAGCCAATGGGCTGTGCTACCACTATGTGGTGACTGCCGTGACGGAAGAAGGGGAAAGTCCTTGTTCCGAAGAGGTGATGTCCATACCGGCTCCCTATCTGCCGGTTTTGCAGTTTGGTGAGGATGGTATTGATGACGGAGAATTTCGTTCTCCGACCGGCATTGCCATTGACGGTGAGGGCTTCATTTATGTGGCCGATACGGATAATCACAGCATCCAAAAATTTGATAAAGATGGAAAGTTTATTGCCCGCTGGGGCGGGGAAGCCGATTCGCAGGAGGGGGCGTTCTATTATCCTCGAGGATTAGCGGCATCTCCGGAAGGACATATTTATGTCTCGGACAGTGGCAATAACCGAGTGCAAAAGTTTGATCCGGACGGCAACTTTATGACGGCCTGGGGCAAATTTGGGTTTGCCTGGCGAGGGGCCGAAGCTGGAAAGTTTGACGTACCTTGGGGCGTGACCACGGATTCCCAAGGAAATCTTTATGTCTCTGACACCAGTAATGCGCGAGTCCAAAAATTCGAGTCGAATGGCACCCCGCTGGTGAAGTGGGGCCGTGATGGCAGTTTTGATGGTGCCTTCTTTTACCCACGCGGTCTAACGGTGGACTTCGTTGGAAATATTTATGTGGCAGATGAGGGAAACCATCGTATTCAAAAGTTTGATCCCCGCGGAAACTTTTTAGCCAAATGGGGGCGAGAAGGCAATGGACCCGGCCAATTTAAATCGCCTTGGGGCGTGGCCTGTGACCCGCTTGGCAATATCTATGTAGTTGATAGCGGGAACCATCGAATTCAAAAATTCGATTCCAGTGGAACCTATCTTTGTAGCTGGGGGAACCGTGGGGCCACCGAAGCCCAATTGAACTACCCTTCAGGAATTGCCGTGGATAAAGAAGGATTTGTGTATGTGGTGGATAGTGGCAATCATCGGGTCATCAAGTTTGCTCCCACGGAAGAAGAATTGGCTCGAGGACGGGAAAAGGCCGAAAAGTCTCAAGTGAGGGAGGCTCATGAGGGCGAATTACCCCTTGTGCATTTAGTGGCAAAACCCGGTGATACAGAGGCGATTCTGAGTTGGTTCGATGTGCCCGGGGCCGTTTCCTATAATTTGTATTTCAGCACCGACCCCAATGTGACCAAAGAAACCGCGACAAAAATTGAAGGCGTGACGAGTCCCTACACCCATAGTGGATTAACCAATAACACTCCGTATTACTATGCCGTCGCTTGCTTGGATGAAGCTGAAAACGAGGGACCCTTGTCAGAGGAGCAAGAAGTGGCCCCCTTGTTGATCGATTTAGCGGCGCCACAGAATCCAGATTTGGTCTTAAATCATGGTGCCTATATGACTAATTCCTTGGATGTAGTGGCGACGATTTCCGCCAAAGACTTAGATACTGGGGTGGCTGGATATTTCATATCAGAAAATCCCATGACGCCAAGCGCCACCCTTCCTGGCTGGATCGAAGTCGAACCGGAGCACAAGTTTGGAGCCACGATTCCTTTTTCGCTGTCTCCAGGAGATGGACCTAAAACCGTCTATGTCTGGTTCAAGGATGTCGGCAACAACACATCAGTTCCTGCCAGTGCCAATATCATATTGAATACCTCTGGTTATGTGTGCACAGGGATGTGGGGTAAACCGGGTCGTGGGGCCTCCCTGTTACACGGGGGGGAATTTATGGCTCCCCTCTATGGGATGACCATTGATCGCCAAGGAAGTCTCTTCGTTGTGGATAATGGGAATAACCGAATCCAAAAATTTGAACGGAATGGAGACTTCATCTTGTTATGGGGAAACTTTGGCCAAGCCAACGGCAACTTCAATAATCCCACAGGTATTGCCTGCGATGGGAAGGGCGATGTGTATGTGTGTGATACTAATAATCACCGGGTTCAGAAGTTTGATGGCAAGCTTGGCCATTACCTAATGAAGTTTGGCGGGCGTGGCAATGGAGAAGGGCAATTCAATGCGCCTTGGGGCATTGCGGTTGACCGAGTGAGAGGCTATATCTACGTGGTCGATAGCGCGAACTTCCGTATCCAGAAATTTGATGAAGATGGCGAATTTATCATGCATTGGGGAAGTTTCGGCAATAACGATGGCCAATTCTATTTTGCCAGAGGGATTGCCGTGGATCAAAATGACGGTATGGTGTATGTCGTGGATATGGGAAATCACCGTATTCAAAAATTTGATACCAGTACCAATGTGTTGCCTCAGCTGGTGGCGAAATGGGGAGGCGGTTTAGGTGCAGGGCATGCCAGCAGTTCCCAAGCTCAAAACCCTGGGCAATTCCGATCACCCTGGGGCATTGCCGTGGATGGAAGTGGAGATGTCTTTGTGACGGATACCGGGAATCAGCGGATTCAAAAATTCGACCGTGAGGGAAATTTCATTACGCAATGGGGCGGCTTTGGCAATGCCCAGGGTCAGTTCAATTTCCCATACGGTCTAGCCGTAGACTCCAAAGGACATGTGATGGTGGTTGATAGCGGAAATATGCGAGTCCAGCACTTTATGCCTGCTGAAGACGCGGAAGAACATATTCGCGAAGAAGCTGAATCAGATTCCCTTGTTGCATTACCTGATGGCAAAGATTCCTAA
- the guaB gene encoding IMP dehydrogenase has translation MGLWDRTRIGLTFDDVVLVPAKSEVLPSEVVTHTQITKNITINIPLLSAAMDTVTEGRLAIALAREGGIGVIHRAISPELQAKEVDRVKKSESGMILDPITISPNQTIRDAHAIMANYRISGIPVTQDKKLVGILTNRDLRFEPRLDLAVSQVMTREKLVTVPEGTDLTKAREILHEHRIEKLPVVNDQFELKGLITIKDIQKQIKYPTASKDAHGRLRVAAAVGVGIDAEERVERLVKAGIDLIVVDTAHGHSQSVIDMVKYIKKAHNSLEVLAGNIATAKAAKDLVDAGANAVKVGVGPGSICTTRIVSGAGVPQLTAIADCAEALEGTGIPVLADGGIKYSGDITKALASGAAAVMIGSLFAGTEESPGETVLYQGRTYKEYRGMGSLGALERGGRDRYAQEGQVVGKLVPEGIEGRVPYKGPLSNVVYQLVGGLKSGMGYCGCRSIAELQVKAEFIRLTQAGLREGHVHDVVITKEAPNYRAETE, from the coding sequence ATGGGGCTTTGGGATCGAACACGAATTGGGTTAACCTTTGATGATGTGGTGCTTGTGCCGGCGAAATCCGAAGTGCTGCCAAGCGAAGTCGTGACCCATACCCAGATTACGAAAAATATTACAATTAACATTCCGTTGTTGAGCGCGGCCATGGACACCGTGACCGAAGGACGGTTGGCCATCGCCTTGGCCCGAGAAGGTGGCATTGGGGTCATCCACCGAGCCATTTCTCCTGAGTTGCAAGCCAAGGAAGTGGATCGAGTAAAAAAATCTGAAAGTGGGATGATTCTCGATCCCATTACAATTTCGCCTAACCAGACCATTCGTGATGCTCATGCCATCATGGCGAATTATCGGATCTCTGGAATTCCTGTGACCCAAGACAAGAAGTTGGTGGGGATTTTGACTAACCGAGATCTCCGGTTTGAACCACGCCTTGATCTTGCAGTGTCGCAAGTCATGACACGTGAAAAACTCGTGACTGTTCCAGAAGGGACTGATTTAACCAAGGCAAGGGAGATCCTTCATGAACACCGAATTGAAAAACTCCCGGTTGTCAATGATCAATTTGAGTTGAAGGGCCTTATCACCATTAAAGATATTCAAAAACAAATTAAATACCCCACAGCGAGCAAAGATGCGCATGGGCGGTTGCGGGTGGCTGCCGCGGTTGGTGTTGGCATTGATGCCGAAGAGCGGGTGGAACGGTTGGTAAAAGCGGGTATTGATTTAATTGTGGTCGACACTGCCCATGGTCATTCCCAGAGTGTGATCGACATGGTGAAGTATATTAAAAAGGCACATAACAGTTTGGAAGTGCTGGCCGGAAACATTGCTACTGCCAAAGCCGCGAAAGACTTGGTGGATGCCGGGGCTAATGCTGTCAAAGTCGGAGTGGGTCCAGGGTCGATTTGTACCACCCGTATTGTGTCGGGAGCGGGTGTGCCCCAATTAACGGCGATTGCGGATTGTGCTGAAGCCCTGGAGGGAACGGGAATTCCGGTCCTAGCCGATGGAGGAATTAAATATTCTGGCGATATCACGAAAGCCTTGGCTTCAGGAGCCGCGGCGGTGATGATTGGGTCGCTGTTTGCTGGCACGGAAGAGTCGCCTGGAGAAACGGTGCTCTACCAAGGGCGGACCTATAAAGAATATCGAGGAATGGGGTCCTTGGGTGCCCTTGAACGCGGAGGGCGGGATCGGTACGCACAAGAAGGACAAGTCGTCGGCAAACTCGTGCCAGAGGGAATTGAAGGACGTGTCCCGTATAAGGGACCGTTATCAAATGTGGTCTATCAACTGGTTGGGGGATTGAAATCTGGGATGGGCTATTGTGGCTGCCGATCAATTGCTGAGTTGCAAGTAAAAGCTGAGTTCATTCGACTGACCCAAGCTGGGTTACGGGAAGGCCATGTTCATGATGTGGTCATTACTAAGGAAGCGCCAAACTATAGAGCCGAAACTGAATAA